In a genomic window of Gammaproteobacteria bacterium:
- a CDS encoding alpha-D-glucose phosphate-specific phosphoglucomutase, whose protein sequence is MNTIDIETRPFPDQKPGTSGLRKRVSVFRQPHYLENFVQSIFNTIGGLGGKTLVLGGDGRYHNLAAIRTILRMAAASGAERVIVGRDGLLSTPAASCVIRSRQTDGGIILSASHNPGGEQGDFGIKFNAANGGPAPESLTERIYRESRQITRYRTLDAGEVDLSSDDEHELNGTRIEVIDPVDDYARQMEGLFDFNLIHQMFNSGPFRMRFDAMNAVTGPYATRILEQMLGAEPGTVMNGVPLEDFGGLHPDPNLVYAKELVEILYSSDGPDFGAAADGDGDRNMILGKRFFVTPSDSLAVMAANAHLLPGYRMGVRGIARSMPTSSAADRVAEALGVECYETPTGWKFFGNLLDEGRITLCGEESFGTGSDHVREKDGLWAVLFWLNMLAARREPVDAIVRKHWRQFGRNYYSRHDYEGLPADAAESLIEALRGKLPGLRGQRIAGRIAKTADDFEYTDPVDGSVTSHQGIRLIFEDGARIVYRLSGTGTEGATLRVYIESFEADPDLHDLETQTALIDLIEVAGEIGGIRHYTGRDKPTVIT, encoded by the coding sequence ATGAATACCATCGACATCGAGACCCGGCCCTTCCCGGACCAGAAGCCAGGAACGTCTGGCCTGCGAAAACGGGTTTCCGTGTTCCGCCAACCCCACTATCTGGAAAACTTCGTTCAGTCCATCTTCAACACCATCGGCGGCCTCGGTGGCAAGACACTCGTTCTCGGCGGCGACGGGCGCTACCACAATCTCGCCGCGATCCGGACCATCCTGAGGATGGCGGCAGCCAGCGGTGCAGAGCGGGTCATCGTGGGCCGCGACGGACTGCTGTCGACACCCGCGGCATCCTGCGTGATCCGCTCACGGCAAACCGACGGCGGCATCATCCTCTCGGCCAGCCACAACCCCGGCGGCGAGCAGGGGGACTTCGGTATCAAGTTCAATGCCGCCAACGGCGGACCGGCGCCGGAGTCGCTGACCGAGCGCATCTACCGCGAGTCGCGGCAGATCACCCGCTACCGCACGCTGGATGCCGGTGAGGTGGATCTCTCGAGCGACGACGAGCACGAGCTGAACGGGACGCGCATCGAGGTCATCGACCCCGTGGACGACTATGCGCGCCAGATGGAGGGACTGTTCGATTTCAACCTGATTCACCAGATGTTCAACTCGGGACCCTTCCGGATGCGCTTTGACGCGATGAATGCCGTCACGGGCCCCTACGCGACGCGGATACTGGAACAGATGCTCGGTGCCGAACCCGGCACGGTCATGAATGGCGTACCACTGGAGGACTTCGGCGGACTGCACCCGGACCCCAATCTGGTATACGCCAAGGAACTCGTCGAGATCCTGTACTCGTCGGATGGACCGGACTTCGGCGCCGCTGCCGACGGGGACGGCGACCGGAACATGATCCTCGGCAAGCGGTTCTTCGTCACCCCGAGCGACAGCCTCGCGGTCATGGCCGCGAACGCCCATCTGCTCCCGGGCTACCGCATGGGCGTTCGCGGCATCGCACGCTCCATGCCCACCAGCAGCGCCGCCGACCGGGTTGCCGAGGCGCTGGGTGTGGAGTGCTACGAGACACCTACTGGCTGGAAGTTCTTCGGCAACCTGCTCGACGAGGGGCGCATCACCCTGTGCGGTGAAGAAAGCTTCGGAACCGGGTCCGACCACGTTCGGGAAAAGGACGGACTCTGGGCGGTGCTGTTCTGGCTGAACATGCTAGCCGCGAGGCGCGAACCCGTAGATGCCATCGTACGCAAGCACTGGCGCCAGTTCGGTCGCAACTACTATTCGCGTCACGACTACGAAGGCCTGCCTGCGGATGCAGCGGAATCTCTGATAGAGGCTCTGCGGGGCAAACTCCCCGGCTTACGCGGACAACGCATCGCCGGGCGGATCGCCAAAACGGCGGACGACTTCGAGTACACCGATCCGGTCGACGGCAGCGTGACGTCCCATCAGGGCATTCGTCTCATCTTCGAGGACGGGGCGCGGATCGTGTACCGGCTGTCCGGCACGGGGACCGAAGGCGCCACGCTCAGGGTCTACATCGAGAGCTTCGAGGCCGATCCCGATCTGCACGACCTTGAGACGCAGACCGCCCTGATCGACCTGATCGAGGTAGCCGGTGAGATCGGGGGCATCCGTCACTACACGGGGCGTGACAAACCGACGGTCATTACCTGA